Genomic segment of Bacillota bacterium:
GCGGGCTCCTGTTGCTGGGGCTCGCCGTAGTTTCCTTTGGCCTGGCCGAGTTTGCCCTCTACGTGGCCCTGCCGGTCTGGATTCTGGAGCAGTCTGAATCAGCCGGGGCCGTAGGCATGTCCTTTATCCTCAGGATGCTCCCCGCTTTCGCCGGACCGGCCCTCGGTTCGGTCGTGGACCGCTTCCCGAAGCGCCGCCTGATGGCCCTCGCGGGGACGCTCAGCGCCCTCCTGGTCGTCCCCGTGATTGTCACCGTGAGCCGCGGGCAGACCCTGCCCATCTATATCGCCATCCTGGGTTGCTCCGCGTCCTTCCTCCTGTTCAACCTGAGCCGGCGCTCCGCCGTCCCGGAAATCGTGCGAGACCCCGGGCGGCTCACCCGGGCGAATTCCGTTCTTTCCGTCGCCGCCTCGCTGGCCCAGGTGGCGGGTGCCGGACTCGGGGCACTGGTGCTGCGGAGGCTGAACCCATCGGGGGTAGTGGCGGCTGCCGCCCTCCTCTACCTCGCCAGCGGGATCGTGGCGTCGCAGGTCCCAGCGTCCGCACGCGCGACCCGGGCCGGCCCGGCCGCGGACTCCCGGCCGGGCGTCCAGCCGGGACTGCCCGGAGACGCACCGCCCGGGAACGCGGAGTCCGCGGAAGAGGCGACCGAGCGGTCGGGGGTCAGGGACCCCGGTCGTCCGGTCGTGCTCGGTGTCGTTCTCCTCATGGGGCTCGAGATGCTGGCAGCCGGCCCCTTCATCGCCTACCAGATCATCTTCGTCCAGACGAACATGGGCTTGCCGCCGGAGTTCTTCGGATACCTTTTCTCGGCGCAGATGGCCGGGAACTTGCTGGCCGCCAGTTTTCTGGTGGGATGGGCCCGAAAGGTAGCGCCCGGCAAGCTGCTGCCGCTCAGCATGGGCGGCCTGGCCCTGAGTTCAGCGGTCTTCCTCACCGGGTCGCCGTTCTGGGTCGTGTCGTCCCGGCTGCTGACCGGCATCGCCGTGTCAGCCAAGGTCGTGGCCGACGATACCTTGATCCAGACCTACGCCCGCCAGCGCCACCTGGGAAGGACCTTCGCCCTCGGGAGCGTCTCCGGCGCGGTCGCGGAGACAACTTCCATCGCGCTGGCCGGCTGGCTCGTACCCCGAGTCCCTCTCCCGCAGGTATTCGCGGTTTCCGCCACCTTACAGGCCTGCGGTATCCTGGTCGGGTTGCGCATCCAGACCCTGGCCCGAAGAGCCTGCCCCGGCACCTGCCGCAGCCGGTAGACAGCCTGGCCGGAGGGTCGGCCGGGACACGGGCGCCATCAGCAACGTCCGTGGGCTCGGCCTTATGGTCGCCTTCTCCGTCGGCTCGGACGAGGCCGGTCGGGCGCTGGAGCGGTGGCTGGCCGCCGAGCGGATTGTGGTCGGCTACCAGCCGCCTTTCCGTACCTTTCAACTGATGCCCGCATACATCATCACAGACGCCGAGGTAGACAGGCTCTGCCACGCCCTGAGGCGGGCGTCGTGCACCTAATACCTAATCGCAAGTACCCGAGGACCCAGGTGAGCAAAGATGTGCCGCCTGACGTACTGCGCCAGCAGGCACCCGAAGGCGTGGCACATCACCCGGTCCCCCAGCCTGTGAAACACCGGCCGCAGTTCCAGCTCCGTCTTCGTGTCCCGGATGTCACGTCCTCCTGACTTCCCTGCCAGAAGGAGCCAGTAGAAGCCGGAGGCGGACGGGTCCTGGCCCTTGGAGGTTGGAGTCGGGTGTGCTGAAATGTAGCTCGGCTTGACCTCCTACCGCCCCGGGGCTGTTTGTCACGGGGACACTCTCGTCGACCAGGGAGGGCCGCAGGTGACGGGTACCTCACCGACCGCCCGCAACGTTCCCATCCTCGCCTTGACCACCGGCGTCAATGTCGTGGGCATGACTACCTGGATTCCGATTTTGCCCCTCATCCTTCGCGACCTCGGGGCCCCGGACTTCTGGATTGGTTCTTCGGTCGCCATTTGGACCGTGGTGGGTTCCCTGTTTCAATACCAGGGTGGCGTGTGGTGCGACCGCCTCGGGCGGCGCGCCCTCATGGTTTACCCGACTTACCTGGGAGGGTTGCTGTTAGGCCTGGCCAGTTTCATGCCGTCCTGGAAAAGCTTCGTCCCGGTGTACGTTCTCTGGTACGCGATGAACTCGCTCCAGGATCCGGCGTTCCCGGCCATCGTTGGCGAGTCGGTGCCCGCGCCCGCACGGGGCCATGCGTTTGGGCTGTTTAAGCTGTTCATAGCCGCTGCGGGGGCCGCCGGACCGTTGATAGGGGCGGTCTTGCTGCCTTCCGTGGGCTCACGCGGCCTGCTCCTGGCCACCAGCGGTGCCTTCCTCGCCACGGCGGCTGCCCGGCAATTCCTCCTCCGCGAGACCAGACCCGCGGCCGTGCAGCAGGGCGGTCTGGCTTGGGCGGAGTTGTTGCAGGGGCGGCTGGGGCTGGTGCTCCTTATCCTGGTATGCCAGACGGCTATCGTGGCCCTTGGTCTCTATGGCCCATTTCTCACCCTTCACGCGCGCGACGCTATGAGCCTGAGCAAGAGCGAGATAGATGTGCTCTATGCACTCGCCTACATCCTGGCAGCCTGCGCCAGCCCGTGGGCGGGGAAAGCGGTCGCCACGTGGGGTGCCGACCGGGTACTGGCATGGGCCGCCCTGACCCTGGGTGCCTCGTTGCTGTTCTGGACCGCCCAGACCCGCCCGGTCCTGATCGTGGCGTGGATGTTGGTCTCCGCGGGGTGTTTTCAGTTCCTGGTGGTGGCCGGCGACGCCTTTCGCGCGACCGCTCTGCCGGACTCGATCCGGGGGCGGGCTCTGGGCGCGATCGGCGCCATCAGCCGCGTCATCTCCGCGGCGGAGGTATTCCTGGCCGGACACTGGCGCCTGAGCGCCCCGGTGGCTCCCTTCCTGCTCCTGGCCGCCACCGCCCTGGTGGCCTTCGCGGGGGTCCAGGTCCTGGCGGCACGTGAGAGGCCGGCGGGCACCGTGACTCCCGGCACCTGAGATCAACGACATCGCTGGCGGGGCATTTGGACGGCGAGCCGGCCGCTGACCAGGAACGAGAGGCTCATCAAACGCCGACGGCAGCACCGACCGCCCTATCGTGCCGCCCCGGGAGTGCCAAGGCCCAACTGTGATGGCCAAGCGTGAGGGTCAGCGCTCACGATCGGCAGAAGCAGGGATCCCCTCTTTCCCGGTACGAAGCCAAAACGCGCATAGAAAGCGGGGTGCCCACACAGCATGGCCAACGCAAGACCCCGCTGGGGCCGCGTAGGCCAGAGAATCCTGGACGACACGCGATCCGTAACCCTGGCCCTAATGAGAGGGGTGGCAGGCCACCAGCGTCACGATGGCACCGGGCACCCAGCCCCGCCGCGTGCGTACCCGCCGGGCTGTCGCATGCCGTCCCTCCGAACCTAACGCCGCCGCCTTCCCCCGCTGGAGCCTTCTTGGGCCATCAGCGCTTTAAGGTTGCGGCCCATAACAGACTCAAGATACACCATGCCTGCCGCGTTCAGCTTGGTCTTGATCGCCCCCCAGGCGGAGCTGGAATGGTCGGCGTTGTCCGAGAGAATTGCTCTCGTTTCTTCCTCGGTGAACGACACCCCGGCGGGTTCAAGCCTGAGGAGCCCCTCGTTCTGGGGGCACACCTCCTGGCAGATCAGACAGCCCACAAGGCAGTTGTGGGCAGACTCCGGAATCCACCCGGGCCACGCCCGTGTCGACCCGTTGTGCAACGTCACACACTTCTCCGCTTCGAGCATAAGCCGATCTGCTCTGATGGCTCCGGTCGGGCAGGCGCTCCTGCAAGCCTGGCAGCACTCGCATTCGGATGAGATCTCCGCACAGCGCGCCGCGCAGGTCGGCCGCGGCTCGACAGTGGCGTCGGTCAGGAATCCCATTAGCTGGTGGTAGCTCCCCATCCCTGGCGCGTAGGTGAGGCTGTTGCGCCCGTATGTGACAAGCCCGAGGCGGGCTGCGATCGCCTTGAGCGGTGCCCTCAAAGTTGCAACGCGGTACTTGCCCTTGAGGACAATCGTCTCCAACTCATGCTTGACCTGCCTGCGGACCTTGCCGTGCCACGCGTAAGTAGGTGGCACGACCACCTCAAACACGCCCCTGCCCGTGTCGAAGGTCACTCGATGGGCCGGCCGAGGGACGGCAACAACGACAACTGCGTTCGCCTGCGGTAGCTTCTCATTCTTCAGGTAGCTGAACACGTCCAGGAGCTCCCGGACGTATTCACTCCCCGCCTCCCTTCGCCGGTCGACCTCCGACCGCACTTCATCCACTACTCCCGGGCAACCCCAGGCGATGCGGTAGCCGCGCCCGTTTGCCCATTCCTGCAAAGACCTGTGCATTCGCGGGAGACCTCCCTTGTGAGCCCGGGCTCACCTCTTCGCTGCACCGCATCAACAGCCATCCTCATCTCCGCGCGGGAATCTACGAACCCGAACTTCTGGTACACAGGCTTGCCGAGGCTCGACGCGTGAAGGCTGAGTCTGCCGGCTCCCATAGAACGCGCGAACCGAACGCATTCCCCAAGAAGCGCGGTGGCGACGCCCCTTTGCCGGTATTCTGGCAACGTGTACATATTCATGATATAGCCTTCTCTACCTGACATGTTGTCCGGTGTTGGTGGTTTGCAAAGAAAGATCAATCCGCTTGAGCCCACGATCTTACCGTCATCCGCGGCAAGCCATGCGAACAACCGCTTTGCAGGTATCATGGCACTGAAGTATTCCCGTGAGGCGGTTATCAGATCCGCCTCCGTTACACTCCCGGTCAGCCAGCCCATTTCGCGAAACATCTCTATCCTGAGCCTCACCAGGGTTTCGACGTCCTGGACTGTTGCCGCCCTGACCTCAATCACCGCACCCAGCCCCCCCAGCGACTCACCGCGGGGCGCCACCGCGTTCCTCGACGCCCGTGTGCGGTCCCCCCGCACAGCACGCATGTTAGCGGGCGCCGAATGCGGGGTCAAGGGCCACCGTCCTGGCAGTCAGTCCTCGCGCTGGCCCTCGACGATACCGTTCTCGGGTGGTAGCATGTGGGTGGCCGACAGGACAGGCAACGAAGGGGTCCACCAGGGTGGGAGCGGATGGCGATGACTGAGGTTGGAATCCTCGTCTTTCAGGACGTCGAGGTTCTGGACTTCGCGGGCCCGTTCGAGGTGCTGTCGGTGGCGGCGAGGCAGAGCGCGGGGCACCTGGCAGTTGAAACCGCCGGGCTCGCACGGGAAATCGTCTGCCGGGGCGGGCTGGTGGTCCGCCCGGCGCGGCTGGTGTCCGAGGACCCGTGTTACGACCTCCTGGTCATACCCGGCGGGCCCGGGGCGAGGAACATGGTGGCGGCCGTGCGCACCTTAGCACGGTCCGGAAACAAGGCTTCCGCGGACACCGTGAGGGCCAGTCCGGGTTCGGCCGCCGACGAAACCATTTTCCGGCTCGCGGAGCAGGGCCGCAGGCTCATCCGGTATGTCGCGGCCCACGCCGAACGCGGAGCTATCGTCGCCTCGGTGTGCACCGGGGCCTACTTCCTGGCCGAGGCGGGGCTCCTGGCCGGCCGCAAAGCCACAACACACCACGGGGCCTTCAAGCAGTTCGCTGAAACCTACCCGGACATAGAGCTGCTGCCTCACCGCTACGTCGACGAGGGCCGGGTCCTGACGTCGGGCGGGGTGAGCTGCGGAATCGACATGGCTCTTCACCTGGTTTGCCGCCTGGTTGGTCCGGAAGCCGCTCGCACCGTCGCAGACACCCTGGAGTGGCCCTCCTGCTAGCCGGCCTTCCGGTTGTGCGGGCTGACGCCCTGGGACAGGTGTTGCCAGAACCGCGGGCGCTCGTCTCCATCGGGGCTGCGTTCCCCCAAATCGGCGGCATCAGCACAGGCGCAGAAAAGTGTGGTCGGCACGGCATTAACACCCACGCGCACCAGATGGGCACCGGGCGGCACCAGATAGGTCCACACCACCGGCCCGGGGAGGCGCGCCGTCCAGGACCACCGACACATAATCCCGTTCGTCCAACTCACTCACCGCGGCGACATTCCAGGAGGGAAATGACGCGGTCGAGAATGCGATGAGCCAGTTCTTCCTTGCTCATGAGGGGGAGATCTTCCCGGCGCCCGTCGCGCCAGAACAGGGAGACCTCGTTGTCGTCGCTGGCGAATCCCGCACCGGGCCGGCTGACGTCGTTCACCACCAGCAAATCCAGGTTCTTGCGCCCCATTTCCTCCCGGGCGTCACGCTCGCAGACGCCGGTCTCGCCGGCGAAACCAACCACCACGGTGCTACCCTTCTGTCTGCCCACTTCCGCCAGGATGTCGGCGGTGGGCTCTAGCTCGAGGTGCCACGACGCCATGCCCTGTTTCTTGACCTTGCCCTCGAACACCTGGCGGGGTCGCCAGTCTCCCACCGCCGCCGCCTTGAGCACGAGGTCTACCCCCGGCAGCCGGTCTATTACCGCCCGGTACATCTCCTCGGCCGAGGTAACGTTAACCACCTCCACCCCCTCGGGGGGAGGGAGAGCCACCGGACCGGAGACCAGCACCACGCTGGCTCCCCGCATGCGGGCGGCGCGGGCCAGGGCGTAGCCCATCTTGCCCGAGGACGGGTTGGAGATGAACCGGACGGGATCGATCATCTCCCGGGTGGGGCCGGCCGTCACAAGGACCCGCCTGCCGGCCAGGTCGGCCGCAGCCGCACACGAACCGGCGCCTCCGCCACCTACCACCACCTCAAATCGATCGCTCATGCTTCGTATACCCCCGTTCACCAGCCCGGAGAGGCAACCCGGCTCCCGGTCGAGAAGAGAATTGACCACTCATGTCCGTACGACAGGCTCGGGCTCAGGCAAGAGAGCTTCCAGGCACCCTATTCTCAGGGCTAGCGCATTCCAGAGCTCGAGCGTGCGATGACCCTCCCTGCCAGATCGCTGCGCATCCCCGCCCGGCTGCGGCTCACATTATAGCACCGGACTGTGGGAGAGGGAGGTACCAGGAACGGGCCGTTGGCGTGCAGCTATGGTGCGCCCGGATCCGCCGATACGCGGGAGACTCCCCAAGAAGGATTCAGCACGCCAGCAGCCACGTGCGCCAGCGTCGCCGGAATGCCCCGCCACGATGATGTCCCCCGACGTCATGGGCAGGGTGGTGGCCATCATGCGGATGGTGGTGGTTTGCCCACGGGGTCGGGCCCGAGCAGGCCGAAGATCTCGCCCCTTTCGATGATGAAGCTCACCCCATCCACCGCCGTGATCCCATCGAAGACTCGCTGCCAGGGCCACGGGTGGGGAAATCGTGGTGGCTCTGGCCACCACCCCCCTGCCCCATCCTGGGGCTCGTCGCCGGGGCCTGCGGGGACCGCCGGGATCGGAAGACGACCACGTCAAGACCCAGCAGCATCATTCACTCGCCGATCATTGGCTCCTCCCCGGGGCAAATCCCCGTGGTAACCTGGGATGGGTCGAAACGCTTCGCCGGAAAGGAATGGTGGGAGATGAAGGCTTCCGTTGAGATCTGGGACGCTTTCACCGACGTTCCGTTCACGGGCAACGTGGCCGGGGTCGTCTTGGACGCCTCGGACCTCACGCCCGAAGACATGCAGCGAATCGCCGCGGAGTTGAACGCACCGACGACCGGTTTCGTGGTGGGACACGAACCTGGTCCGCCCCCTGTGTTCGAGGTACGGTACTTCACACCGCAACGGGAGATAGCACTGTGCGGGCACGTGACCGTGGCCCTGTTCACTGCGCTGGCAACCAGCGGACACTGCCGGCCGCTCCCGGAAGGCACGACAGCGTACCAGCGCACAGCAGTGGGCTTGCTCCCCGTCACCCTCTTTTCCTGTTG
This window contains:
- a CDS encoding MFS transporter; this encodes MAVMARTTAIVRPGIGLDGFSRGLLLLGLAVVSFGLAEFALYVALPVWILEQSESAGAVGMSFILRMLPAFAGPALGSVVDRFPKRRLMALAGTLSALLVVPVIVTVSRGQTLPIYIAILGCSASFLLFNLSRRSAVPEIVRDPGRLTRANSVLSVAASLAQVAGAGLGALVLRRLNPSGVVAAAALLYLASGIVASQVPASARATRAGPAADSRPGVQPGLPGDAPPGNAESAEEATERSGVRDPGRPVVLGVVLLMGLEMLAAGPFIAYQIIFVQTNMGLPPEFFGYLFSAQMAGNLLAASFLVGWARKVAPGKLLPLSMGGLALSSAVFLTGSPFWVVSSRLLTGIAVSAKVVADDTLIQTYARQRHLGRTFALGSVSGAVAETTSIALAGWLVPRVPLPQVFAVSATLQACGILVGLRIQTLARRACPGTCRSR
- a CDS encoding MFS transporter; the encoded protein is MTGTSPTARNVPILALTTGVNVVGMTTWIPILPLILRDLGAPDFWIGSSVAIWTVVGSLFQYQGGVWCDRLGRRALMVYPTYLGGLLLGLASFMPSWKSFVPVYVLWYAMNSLQDPAFPAIVGESVPAPARGHAFGLFKLFIAAAGAAGPLIGAVLLPSVGSRGLLLATSGAFLATAAARQFLLRETRPAAVQQGGLAWAELLQGRLGLVLLILVCQTAIVALGLYGPFLTLHARDAMSLSKSEIDVLYALAYILAACASPWAGKAVATWGADRVLAWAALTLGASLLFWTAQTRPVLIVAWMLVSAGCFQFLVVAGDAFRATALPDSIRGRALGAIGAISRVISAAEVFLAGHWRLSAPVAPFLLLAATALVAFAGVQVLAARERPAGTVTPGT
- a CDS encoding 4Fe-4S double cluster binding domain-containing protein — its product is MDEVRSEVDRRREAGSEYVRELLDVFSYLKNEKLPQANAVVVVAVPRPAHRVTFDTGRGVFEVVVPPTYAWHGKVRRQVKHELETIVLKGKYRVATLRAPLKAIAARLGLVTYGRNSLTYAPGMGSYHQLMGFLTDATVEPRPTCAARCAEISSECECCQACRSACPTGAIRADRLMLEAEKCVTLHNGSTRAWPGWIPESAHNCLVGCLICQEVCPQNEGLLRLEPAGVSFTEEETRAILSDNADHSSSAWGAIKTKLNAAGMVYLESVMGRNLKALMAQEGSSGGRRRR
- a CDS encoding GNAT family N-acetyltransferase; the protein is MIEVRAATVQDVETLVRLRIEMFREMGWLTGSVTEADLITASREYFSAMIPAKRLFAWLAADDGKIVGSSGLIFLCKPPTPDNMSGREGYIMNMYTLPEYRQRGVATALLGECVRFARSMGAGRLSLHASSLGKPVYQKFGFVDSRAEMRMAVDAVQRRGEPGLTREVSRECTGLCRNGQTGAATASPGVARE
- a CDS encoding DJ-1/PfpI family protein, yielding MTEVGILVFQDVEVLDFAGPFEVLSVAARQSAGHLAVETAGLAREIVCRGGLVVRPARLVSEDPCYDLLVIPGGPGARNMVAAVRTLARSGNKASADTVRASPGSAADETIFRLAEQGRRLIRYVAAHAERGAIVASVCTGAYFLAEAGLLAGRKATTHHGAFKQFAETYPDIELLPHRYVDEGRVLTSGGVSCGIDMALHLVCRLVGPEAARTVADTLEWPSC
- the coaBC gene encoding bifunctional phosphopantothenoylcysteine decarboxylase/phosphopantothenate--cysteine ligase CoaBC; protein product: MSDRFEVVVGGGGAGSCAAAADLAGRRVLVTAGPTREMIDPVRFISNPSSGKMGYALARAARMRGASVVLVSGPVALPPPEGVEVVNVTSAEEMYRAVIDRLPGVDLVLKAAAVGDWRPRQVFEGKVKKQGMASWHLELEPTADILAEVGRQKGSTVVVGFAGETGVCERDAREEMGRKNLDLLVVNDVSRPGAGFASDDNEVSLFWRDGRREDLPLMSKEELAHRILDRVISLLECRRGE
- a CDS encoding PhzF family phenazine biosynthesis isomerase: MVTWDGSKRFAGKEWWEMKASVEIWDAFTDVPFTGNVAGVVLDASDLTPEDMQRIAAELNAPTTGFVVGHEPGPPPVFEVRYFTPQREIALCGHVTVALFTALATSGHCRPLPEGTTAYQRTAVGLLPVTLFSCCRPGEPGEAGALTTS